The following proteins come from a genomic window of Salvia hispanica cultivar TCC Black 2014 chromosome 4, UniMelb_Shisp_WGS_1.0, whole genome shotgun sequence:
- the LOC125219638 gene encoding BRISC and BRCA1-A complex member 2-like isoform X2: MAIDTVPPLISAQINYLIGHCPFSVKVEQMCSGCKNPNLLDRFTLVIPYCLDKIKYEGFQPYASGTGESSKNCLANWNSRDPSQLQSLIVELRDAYMAYQRRRIGEIDDERVKFEISTMLSREGIEMYMSLGTDKPEEVKFAVSLLDIDLNKLVAGCTWRHPQKVYLQVIFPVGKKYSSMPPSPRLKLISSSELKALFSTEDFKLPTWVDGMCTAEYLPNLEQMVNTQVNDAVSSIEIRRKFIQSLAPHLGRPIEADTVFCKRATFLCSSGLFTFQVHFTLPLQFPKQQPALVLQSSQHFNAHGVPVKSPTLSEYPWSPRWNSSEQADRIFDFLADEALNFKKYCNQLNQQ; this comes from the exons ATGGCGATCGACACCGTGCCGCCGCTAATCTCCGCCCAAATCAATTATCTCATCGGCCACTGCCCTTTCTCCGTTAAG GTTGAGCAAATGTGTTCGGGATGCAAAAACCCTAACTTACTTGATCGCTTCACTCTAGTCATCCCTTACTGCCtcgacaaaataaaat ATGAAGGTTTCCAGCCGTATGCTAGTGGCACTGGAGAGTCTAGTAAAAATTGTTTGGCCAATTGGAATAGTAGGGATCCATCTCAGCTACAATCTCTTATTGTTGAGCTGAG GGATGCATATATGGCATACCAAAGGAGACGGATAGGTGAGATTGATGATGAGAgagtaaaatttgaaatcagtACTATGCTTTCAAGAGAG GGAATTGAGATGTACATGAGTTTAGGGACCGACAAG CCAGAGGAGGTTAAGTTTGCTGTGTCTTTATTGGatattgatttaaataaattggtTGCTGGATGCACCTGGAGACATCCACAGAaagtatacttgcag gtTATATTTCCAGTTGGGAAAAAATATTCTAGCATGCCACCATCTCCACGTCTAAAGTTGATCTCTTCTTCGGAACTGAAAGCCTTATTTTCTACTGAAGATTTTAAACTTCCTACTTGGGTGGACGGGAT GTGCACAGCTGAATATCTTCCAAATCTGGAACAAATGGTGAACACACAG GTTAATGATGCAGTCTCATCAATTGAAATAAGAAGGAAGTTTATCCAGTCATTGGCACCTCATCTTGGAAGGCCTATAGAAGCTGATACG GTCTTTTGCAAGAGAGCAACGTTCCTATGTTCATCTGGATTGTTCACGTTTCAG GTTCATTTCACTCTCCCTCTTCAGTTCCCAAAGCAGCAGCCAGCTTTAGTACTTCAGAGTTCCCAG CATTTCAATGCACACGGTGTACCTGTCAAGTCACCCACTCTATCAGAATATCCATGGAGTCCCAGATGGAATTCATCAGAACAGGCTGATCGAATCTT TGACTTTCTGGCGGATGAGGCCTTGAATTTCAAGAAGTATTGCAATCAGTTGAATCAACAATGA
- the LOC125219638 gene encoding BRISC and BRCA1-A complex member 2-like isoform X1, with amino-acid sequence MAIDTVPPLISAQINYLIGHCPFSVKVEQMCSGCKNPNLLDRFTLVIPYCLDKIKWDITFNAMYPLAAPDVIFGPEDEGFQPYASGTGESSKNCLANWNSRDPSQLQSLIVELRDAYMAYQRRRIGEIDDERVKFEISTMLSREGIEMYMSLGTDKPEEVKFAVSLLDIDLNKLVAGCTWRHPQKVYLQVIFPVGKKYSSMPPSPRLKLISSSELKALFSTEDFKLPTWVDGMCTAEYLPNLEQMVNTQVNDAVSSIEIRRKFIQSLAPHLGRPIEADTVFCKRATFLCSSGLFTFQVHFTLPLQFPKQQPALVLQSSQHFNAHGVPVKSPTLSEYPWSPRWNSSEQADRIFDFLADEALNFKKYCNQLNQQ; translated from the exons ATGGCGATCGACACCGTGCCGCCGCTAATCTCCGCCCAAATCAATTATCTCATCGGCCACTGCCCTTTCTCCGTTAAG GTTGAGCAAATGTGTTCGGGATGCAAAAACCCTAACTTACTTGATCGCTTCACTCTAGTCATCCCTTACTGCCtcgacaaaataaaat GGGATATAACATTCAATGCTATGTATCCGCTGGCGGCGCCTGATGTGATATTTGGACCTGAAGATGAAGGTTTCCAGCCGTATGCTAGTGGCACTGGAGAGTCTAGTAAAAATTGTTTGGCCAATTGGAATAGTAGGGATCCATCTCAGCTACAATCTCTTATTGTTGAGCTGAG GGATGCATATATGGCATACCAAAGGAGACGGATAGGTGAGATTGATGATGAGAgagtaaaatttgaaatcagtACTATGCTTTCAAGAGAG GGAATTGAGATGTACATGAGTTTAGGGACCGACAAG CCAGAGGAGGTTAAGTTTGCTGTGTCTTTATTGGatattgatttaaataaattggtTGCTGGATGCACCTGGAGACATCCACAGAaagtatacttgcag gtTATATTTCCAGTTGGGAAAAAATATTCTAGCATGCCACCATCTCCACGTCTAAAGTTGATCTCTTCTTCGGAACTGAAAGCCTTATTTTCTACTGAAGATTTTAAACTTCCTACTTGGGTGGACGGGAT GTGCACAGCTGAATATCTTCCAAATCTGGAACAAATGGTGAACACACAG GTTAATGATGCAGTCTCATCAATTGAAATAAGAAGGAAGTTTATCCAGTCATTGGCACCTCATCTTGGAAGGCCTATAGAAGCTGATACG GTCTTTTGCAAGAGAGCAACGTTCCTATGTTCATCTGGATTGTTCACGTTTCAG GTTCATTTCACTCTCCCTCTTCAGTTCCCAAAGCAGCAGCCAGCTTTAGTACTTCAGAGTTCCCAG CATTTCAATGCACACGGTGTACCTGTCAAGTCACCCACTCTATCAGAATATCCATGGAGTCCCAGATGGAATTCATCAGAACAGGCTGATCGAATCTT TGACTTTCTGGCGGATGAGGCCTTGAATTTCAAGAAGTATTGCAATCAGTTGAATCAACAATGA
- the LOC125223271 gene encoding putative late blight resistance protein homolog R1A-10, giving the protein MGGIGKTTLTKKLFVNALVKEDFHIRAWTTISQTYNVREILREVLLQASGESSDLSENDLGNKLYKYLSGRRYLVIMDDDMWSIEVWDRIKFFFPDYQNRSRIIVTTRLSNLGSQLNESYTVDMQFLDEVNSWGLFCKIVFGKERCPLDLEDIGRNIVANCKGLPLTIATIGGLLSKFKCTREFWKCIGKNLKSIVTNSSDGFCLKILRMSYICLPNYLKPCFSYMGIFEEDHNIRVSMLEKLWVSEGFLKPRSGKCLETIAKECFNELVDRNLVLVDELGLSGNVKYCKIHDLLRDLCLKEVERERFHHVIRDSPLTINTERRVVFSVKSERLLTTEVLGSLSHARSILLFVHCLYQIPPEVRLPHNLRLLRTFKVYDEVTSSGSYILDNVFELVNSRYLAVRVHDKSKFPSSIDKLWNLHTLIIHSREHLDAPSEIWKLHQLRYLESHQLILPNPPSSNSGIVIKGVLNLFLNEEVVKRIPNVTKLHLEYDVEERKKENSLSHLECLSKLENFHCSTSYGCDFYLQRISFPHSLKKLYVSGSIGLELEGLMPNIGSLPLLEKLVLKAGSFCSGKWETTEEASSMPFKPT; this is encoded by the exons ATGGGAGGGATTGGTAAGACCACTCTTACCAAAAAACTATTTGTCAATGCACTTGTTAAGGAGGATTTTCATATTCGTGCTTGGACTACAATTTCTCAAACCTATAACGTTAGAGAAATACTCAGAGAAGTTCTTTTGCAAGCAAGTGGAGAGTCGAGTGATTTGAGTGAGAACGATTTGGGAAATAAGTTGTACAAGTATTTATCAGGCAGGAGGTATCTCGTTATAATGGATGATGATATGTGGAGCATAGAGGTGTGGGACAGAatcaaatttttctttccCGATTACCAAAATAGGAGTCGAATTATTGTAACAACTAGGTTATCAAACTTGGGTTCTCAGTTGAATGAGTCTTACACAGTTGATATGCAATTTCTAGATGAGGTTAATAGTTGGGGATTGTTCTGTAAGATTGTGTTTGGGAAAGAAAGATGCCCTCTTGATTTGGAGGATATTGGAAGGAATATTGTAGCAAATTGTAAAGGGCTTCCTTTAACAATTGCTACAATAGGTGGTCTTTTGTCAAAATTTAAGTGCACTAGAGAATTTTGGAAGTGCATAGGGAAAAATTTAAAGTCAATTGTTACTAACAGTTCTGATGGATTTTGCTTGAAGATATTGAGGATGAGCTATATCTGTCTGCCAAACTATTTGAAGCCATGTTTTTCGTATATGGGTATCTTTGAGGAAGATCATAATATACGTGTGTCAATGCTTGAGAAGCTATGGGTTTCAGAAGGATTTTTGAAACCGAGGAGTGGGAAATGTTTGGAAACCATTGCGAAAGAGTGCTTTAATGAGTTGGTTGATAGAAATCTCGTTTTAGTTGATGAGTTGGGACTCAGTGGAAATGTGAAGTAttgtaaaattcatgatttgttGAGAGATTTGTGTTTAAAAGAAGTTGAAAGGGAAAGGTTTCATCATGTCATAAGAGATTCTCCTCTCACCATAAATACCGAACGTCGGGTTGTTTTTTCTGTCAAATCTGAAAGGTTGTTAACAACGGAAGTCTTGGGATCTTTGTCACATGCTCGTTCCATATTACTGTTTGTCCATTGCCTCTATCAAATCCCTCCAGAAGTCCGACTGCCTCACAATCTTAGATTGTTAAGGACATTCAAAGTTTATGATGAAGTTACTAGTAGTGGTTCTTATATCCTAGACaatgtgtttgaattggtgaACTCACGGTATCTTGCTGTTAGAGTTCATGACAAGTCCAAATTTCCATCTTCGATTGATAAGCTTTGGAATCTGCACACGTTGATTATTCATTCGCGGGAGCATCTTGATGCACCGAGTGAAATTTGGAAATTGCATCAACTTCGGTATCTTGAGAGTCATCAATTGATTCTCCCAAATCCTCCTAGTAGCAACAGTGGCATTGTCATCAAAGGAgtgttgaatttgtttttaaatgaGGAGGTTGTTAAAAGAATTCCCAATGTGACGAAATTGCATCTAGAGTACGACGtcgaagaaaggaagaaagaaaatagtcTTAGCCATCTTGAGTGTTTGAGTAAATTGGAAAACTTCCACTGCTCCACTAGCTACGGATGTGATTTCTATTTGCAGAGGATTAGTTTCCCACACTCCCTCAAGAAGTTGTATGTTAGTGGCTCTATTGGTCTGGAGTTGGAAGGCCTAATGCCAAACATTGGTTCATTGCCCCTTCTTGAGAAGCTTGTATTAAAAGCTGGTAGCTTCTGTTCAGGTAAGTGGGAAACGACTGAAG AAGCTTCATCTATGCCATTTAAGCCGACTTAA
- the LOC125223276 gene encoding vicilin-like seed storage protein At2g18540 — MPEEDSKRVKKEQVEEDDDDDESLASAFANRRKKSLSTTNARKEQQSKLKKEEVDEDFKEPAINKPPPKGQKKRKKEEEVAKKGSKGGESKKREKKVFDLPGQKRDPPEEREPLRIFYETLYNQVPASEMAAIWMMECGLLPKEKAKKVFDRKQKKAQQQKLSSPMKTVVTVKKKAEGVTVTKKSSSIAVSAQKKTPGTNPKKQSRKGKSNDSDEDSDDDFVSTKRPKKGRA, encoded by the exons ATGCCTGAAGAAGATTCGAAAAGGGTGAAGAAAGAACAAGTCGAAGAAGACGACGATGACGACGAGAGCTTAGCCTCCGCATTCGCTAATCGCAGGAAAAAATCGCTCAGCACCACCAATGCCAGGAAAGAGCAGCAAAGCAAACTGAAAAAAGAGGAGGTTGATGAAGATTTCAAAGAGCCCGCTATAAACAAACCTCCCCCTAAG GGgcagaagaagaggaagaaggaagAGGAAGTGGCGAAGAAGGGATCCAAAGGCGGTGAGAGTAAGAAGAGGGAGAAGAAAGTATTCGATTTGCCTGGTCAAAAGAGGGATCCTCCTGAGGAA AGAGAGCCATTGAGAATTTTCTATGAGACTCTGTACAATCAGGTGCCAGCTAGTGAGATGGCTGCAATATG GATGATGGAGTGTGGTTTGCTTCCAAAGGAGAAAGCAAAAAAGGTCTTTGACAGAAAACAGAAGAAGGCACAACAGCAGAAGCTCAGTTCACCAATGAAAACCGTTGTCACTGTCAAGAAGAAAGCTGAAGGTGTTACTGTTACCAAGAAATCATCAAGCATCGCTGTTTCGGCTCAGAAGAAGACACCGGGTACGAATCCGAAGAAGCAGTCGAGGAAAGGAAAGAGCAACGACTCTGATGAAGACTCGGATGATGATTTTGTTAGTACTAAAAGGCCAAAGAAAGGAAGAGCATAG
- the LOC125223270 gene encoding arginine--tRNA ligase, cytoplasmic-like produces MNSPHFSLLRAGFLSSANLSSPFLLPSLSANGILRTSKRIFFRANASLTNMANDQRIASSPRQQLAKLFEESLRLTIPEELDIDPAIAPCQNPKFGDYQCNNAMGLWSKVKGKSTQFKNPQQIGQAIKANLPSSEMLDESSIAGPGFVNVKLSGQWIAKSIQNMLMDGIETWAPKLSVKRAVVDFSSPNIAKEMHVGHLRSTIIGDTLARMLEYSNVEVLRRNHVGDWGTQFGMLIEFLFEKFPNLEAVNDQAIGDLEAFYKASKQRFDSDPDFKERAQRAVVSLQAGEEKYRKAWAEICKISRTGYEKVYEHLGVELEEKGESFYNPYIPNALELLNKEGLIEESEGARVIFIEGKKIPLIVVKRDGGYNYASTDLAALWYRLNEEKAEWIIYVTDVGQREHFEMLFAAAKRAGWLPADDKLYPKASHVGFGLVLGEDGKRFRTRSTETVKLVDLLIEAKSRCKTALIERGKDKEWTEEELDKTAEAVGYGAVKYADLKNNRTTNYTFSFDQMLNDKGNTAVYLLYAHARICSIIRKSGKDIEELKKVGKIDLAHPDERVLGLHLLQFAEVVEDSCTNLLPNGLCEYLYNLSEDFTGFYTNCQVVGSAEETSRLLLCEATAVVMRKCFHLLGITPVYKI; encoded by the exons ATGAATTCTCCACATTTCAGTCTCCTCCGCGCCGGATTTCTCTCCTCTGCAAATCTCTCTTCCCCCTTCTTGCTCCCCAGCTTATCCGCCAACG GTATTCTTAGAACCTCTAAAAGGATATTCTTCAGAGCCAACGCATCATTGACGAACATGGCAAAT GATCAAAGGATTGCTAGTAGCCCTAGGCAACAGCTAGCAAAACTATTTGAGGAATCTTTGAGACTAACAATCCCCGAGGAGTTGGATATTGACCCTGCTATCGCTCCTtgtcaaaatccaaaatttggTGACTACCAATG CAACAATGCAATGGGCTTGTGGTCAAAAGTTAAAGGAAAGAGTACCCAGTTTAAAAATCCCCAACAAATAGGACAG GCCATTAAAGCAAATCTCCCTTCATCAGAAATGCTAGATGAAAGCTCAATTGCTGGACCTGGCTTTGTAAATGTCAAATTGTCAGGGCAATGGATAGCCAAG AGCATTCAAAACATGCTAATGGATGGTATTGAAACGTGGGCTCCTAAGCTTTCGGTCAAAAGAGCTGTAGTGGATTTCTCATCACCTAATATAGCAAAAGAAATGCATGTTGGCCACTTAAGATCAACTATCATTGGAGACACCCTGGCACGCATGTTGGAGTACTCAAATGTGGAGGTTCTTCGGAGAAACCATGTGGGAGACTGGGGAACGCAG TTTGGTATGTTGATAGAGTTTCTGTTCGAAAAGTTTCCCAACCTGGAAGCTGTCAATGATCAAGCCATAGGAGACTTGGAG GCATTCTATAAGGCATCAAAGCAAAGATTTGATAGTGACCCTGATTTCAAAGAAAGGGCTCAGCGGGCAGTTGTCAGCCTTCAG GCTGGAGAGGAGAAGTATCGGAAGGCATGGGctgaaatttgtaaaattagtaGAACTGGGTATGAGAAGGTGTATGAGCATCTTGGAGTTGAGTTGGAGGAAAAG GGTGAGAGCTTTTACAATCCTTACATTCCCAATGCTCTAGAGTTATTGAATAAAGAGGGATTAATTGAAGAAAGCGAAGGAGCTCGTGTCATCTTCATTGAAGGAAAAAAGATACCACTTATTGTTGTAAAAAGGGATGGTGGGTACAACTACGCATCAACAGATCTTGCTGCTTTGTG GTATCGACTGAATGAGGAAAAGGCTGAGTGGATTATATATGTTACTGATGTTGGCCAAAGAGAGCACTTTGAAATGCTTTTTGCT GCGGCCAAACGAGCTGGTTGGCTTCCAGCTGATGATAAACTGTATCCTAAAGCTAGCCATGTCGGTTTTGGGCTTGTTCTTGGAGAAGATGGAAAACGATTCCGTACTCGCAGTACTGAAACTGTCAAACTGGTTGATTTACTAATTGAAGCCAAAAGTAGATGCAAAACTGCTTTAATTGAAAGAG GCAAAGATAAAGAATGGACTGAAGAGGAGCTCGATAAAACTGCTGAAGCGGTTGGATATGGGGCTGTTAA ATATGCTGATCTGAAGAATAACCGAACAACCAACTATACATTTAGTTTTGACCAGATGCTCAATGACAAG GGCAATACTGCAGTGTACTTGTTATATGCACATGCTCGGATATGCTCAATTATCAGAAAATCAGGGAAAGATATTGAAGAATTAAAAAAG GTTGGAAAGATAGACTTGGCTCATCCCGATGAACGTGTTTTAGGGCTTCATTTGCTCCAGTTTGCCGAG GTTGTCGAAGACTCGTGCACAAATCTGCTACCAAATGGTTTGTGTgaatatttatacaatttatCAGAAGACTTTACTGGATTTTATACCAACTGCCAG GTTGTGGGATCTGCAGAGGAGACGAGTCGGCTCCTGTTGTGCGAGGCAACAGCAGTTGTTATGAGAAAATGTTTCCATTTGCTGGGAATCACCCCagtttacaaaatttaa
- the LOC125223274 gene encoding tubulin beta-3 chain-like — translation MREILHIQGGQCGNQIGSKFWEVICDEHGVDPTGRYKGDGSESDTQLERINVYFNEASGGRYVPRAVLMDLEPGTMDSIRSGPYGQIFRPDNFVFGQSGAGNNWAKGHYTEGAELIDSVLDVVRKEAENCDCLQGFQVCHSLGGGTGSGMGTLLISKIREEYPDRMMLTFSVFPSPKVSDTVVEPYNATLSVHQLVENADECMVLDNEALYDICFRTLKLSTPSFGDLNHLISATMSGVTCCLRFPGQLNSDLRKLAVNLIPFPRLHFFMVGFAPLTSRGSQHYISLTVPELTQQMWDSKNMMCAADPRHGRYLTASAMFRGKMSTKEVDEQMLNVQNKNSSYFVEWIPNNVKSSVCDIPPTGLKMSSTFVGNSTSIQEMFRRVSEQFTAMFRRKAFLHWYTGEGMDEMEFTEAESNMNDLVAEYQQYQDATADEEEDYEEEGAEEDYEG, via the exons ATGAGAGAAATCCTGCACATCCAGGGCGGCCAATGCGGCAACCAGATCGGCTCCAAATTCTGGGAGGTCATCTGCGACGAGCACGGCGTCGATCCTACCGGCAGGTACAAGGGCGACGGCTCCGAGTCCGATACTCAGTTGGAGCGGATCAATGTCTACTTCAATGAGGCTTCCGGCGGCAGGTACGTCCCACGCGCCGTCCTCATGGATCTGGAGCCTGGCACCATGGATTCCATCAGATCCGGTCCCTACGGCCAGATCTTCCGCCCCGACAATTTTGTCTTCGGCCAGTCCGGCGCCGGTAACAATTGGGCTAAGGGGCATTACACTGAGGGCGCCGAGCTCATTGATTCCGTCCTCGATGTTGTCAGGAAGGAAGCTGAGAACTGCGACTGCTTGCAAG GATTTCAGGTTTGTCACTCACTTGGAGGAGGCACAGGTTCTGGCATGGGAACTCTCTTGATTTCAAAGATCAGAGAAGAGTATCCAGACAGAATGATGCTTACTTTCTCTGTTTTCCCTTCACCAAAGGTCTCAGACACTGTTGTTGAACCATATAATGCTACTCTCTCAGTGCACCAGTTGGTGGAGAATGCAGATGAATGCATGGTCCTTGATAATGAGGCTCTCTATGATATCTGTTTCAGGACTTTGAAGCTCAGTACACCAAGCT tTGGTGATTTGAACCATTTGATCTCTGCAACTATGAGTGGTGTTACATGTTGTTTGAGATTCCCTGGTCAGCTGAACTCCGATCTCAGGAAACTGGCAGTGAATTTGATTCCATTCCCACGTCTCCACTTCTTCATGGTGGGGTTTGCTCCACTCACCTCCCGTGGATCACAGCATTACATATCTCTAACTGTCCCTGAGCTAACGCAACAAATGTGGGACTCAAAGAATATGATGTGTGCTGCTGATCCTCGCCACGGGCGCTACTTGACAGCCTCTGCCATGTTCCGGGGTAAAATGAGCACCAAGGAGGTGGACGAACAGATGCTTAATGTGCAGAACAAGAACTCATCATACTTTGTTGAGTGGATCCCAAACAATGTCAAGTCCAGCGTATGTGATATTCCACCCACAGGACTGAAGATGTCGTCGACTTTCGTTGGTAACTCAACGTCAATCCAAGAGATGTTCCGCAGGGTGAGCGAGCAGTTCACAGCCATGTTTAGGCGCAAGGCTTTCTTACATTGGTACACCGGGGAGGGAATGGACGAGATGGAGTTTACTGAAGCAGAGAGTAACATGAACGATCTGGTGGCAGAGTACCAGCAATATCAGGATGCGACCGcggatgaagaagaagactaTGAAGAAGAGGGTGCTGAAGAAGACTATGAGGGCTAA
- the LOC125221494 gene encoding uncharacterized protein LOC125221494 translates to MGKRIPLQKASNREQKWDKIFNALVKLSQNLQNERLILEERIKYLHEFIYKMKMEQKVNSFKAELNLGFKERESIIFKHRYENAENEAADFREWCDYLVHKCSGPSGVSAILAIKGETLLNKVALQDEVRMLKKELEKSKVAKNSEISALLAEKEVLWNQYEQMETSLTEKLRKERDEAKKANEKAQILVSKADELQISNEKLKASITTMESESIKKNEEIVKLMKEIEALNSRSRSASTLLRPSKGDAVPSSMRGKKSSITRGSTGKGRNESDSSQTTKKTTRTKPGAHKSTGGKAPRKRLMFDTPIFST, encoded by the exons ATGGGGAAACGCATTCCCCTCCAAAAAGCTTCCAATCGCGAACAAAAATGGGATAAAATTTTCAACGCCTTGGTTAAACTCTCCCAGAATCTGCAGAACGAGAGGCTGATTCTTGAAGAACGAATTAAATACTTGCACGAATTCATTTATAAG ATGAAAATGGAGCAGAAAGTTAATTCTTTCAAAGCAGAATTAAATCTCGGTTTCAAGGAAAGGGAATCCATCATTTTTAAGCATAGATATG AGAATGCTGAGAATGAGGCAGCTGACTTCAGAGAATGGTGTGACTATCTTGTGCACAAGTGTTCAGGGCCTAGT GGTGTATCGGCGATATTAGCAATAAAGGGGGAAACTCTGCTAAACAAGGTGGCACTTCAAGATGAGGTGAGGATGCTGAAAAAAGAACTTGAAAAATCTAAAGTGGCGAAGAACTCTGAGATTTCAGCTCTCTTGGCAGAGAAGGAGGTATTGTGGAATCAGTATGAGCAAATGGAGACCAGCCTCACTGAAAAATTGAGAAAGGAGCGTGATGAAGCTAAGAAAGCAAATGAAAAGGCTCAGATTCTTGTAAGCAAGGCCGATGAGttacaaatatcaaatgaGAAGTTAAAGGCCAGTATCACTACGATGGAATCTGaatcaattaaaaagaatGAGGAAATTGTCAAACTTATGAAAGAAATCGAAGCCTTAAATTCCAGATCAAGGTCAGCTTCAACGTTACTGCGTCCCTCTAAGGGTGATGCTGTACCATCTTCCATGCGAGGCAAGAAAAGTAGCATCACTCGTGGAAGCACTGGAAAAGGGAGGAATGAATCAGATTCTTCACAAACCACTAAGAAG ACGACTCGTACAAAGCCAGGTGCTCATAAGTCAACTGGAGGAAAGGCACCTAGGAAGCGGTTGATGTTTGATACGCCTATCTTTTCCACTTAA